GTCCATTCCCAGTTGGGGTTTTTCCTCCGAAACTTATAGGAGTTTGCATTGGAAGAACGTTTCTTACCCGTGGTGAACCTAACTTAGACGCTTGAAGTCTGCTTTTAATTATCTGAATTATTCCAATAACCATCAGGGTTGAAACTACGCCTGTGGCTACACCAACACCCATTCCAAGAGCAAAACCTGAAAGAAAAGTCAAAACAAGGTAAAGACAGTAATATGAAATTGAATCGAATACTCAAGTTTTCGCGGTAGAATTAAATagataaatgtcaatttttttttatcagcaatAAGTAGTCAGTTAAGTTACGTATTCTAGTCATTTTCAGTTGGTAAAAAGATAGCGCGCCATGTGTTTTGATGGAGTCttatacaaaaagaaaagaaattaagataaaaatacATCACAGAAAAGATTAGGTAACGCCAATAGTACTTTCAATAAAGAAGACAATTTAAGTTGCAAACAAAAACTAAGGGAATCGTATGAACTCCAACAGGGTATCTGTTTTGCATGATTTATCCTCCATGCAAATTGAGATGGAACTACATACTTGGATAAAATTGACTTTGCAcgtttaatttcataaaattttgacaaaatatatatatgacaaaaatataaaatttcaaaaaattgaaCCCACATATTGTCGGTATAAATTTCATTGGGTGTATAGTAGTTTGACACACACTAATTATGATCATTGTGAAGCTTGGTATTTCCAATAGAATGTGATTAAAACGTTCAGCTTTGAACTGAAAGTAAATTGATAACAACAATCCAAATCTTGTGACATCATGCAAATCTAAAAATTGCTTGAAATTCGTTAGTCGGATTCCGATGAAATTCAAGTGTATCAAATTTCTTATTAAAGTAAACTTGCCAACTGCAAATGTTGGCTTCAATTATCATAACATAATATTAAAACTGTATGCAAACAGAAGTAGTGCTATCATCAGCAAAAAGATCAGTGATTTGTTGATGATTACATAAGGGcaactttaaccattttttaatTGACAGTTAACTTtacttgcaaaaaaggcagCTAAATTGTTATAAACAAACACCGTATTCGTAAACTATCTATTGAACTATTTAAGGAATTTGGAAGTATTCACGttactaaaaaaaacttttttttaacctgaaCATAATACCACCATCATTATTCATACTTAGTCTTTTAACTCAAAACATGTACTGGcaccaaaatatatatcaagtatTATTGTGCGTACAAGTAGTAACTAACTCGACTTTCGTCAccagatatttttttgtgactaaatcaaatacaaagttaTACAAATCAAGTTTTTATTCTAGTGGTCCAATAGTGTGGAATTTACTATCcagttaaaattcaaaattcaaaaatgttttcttaCAAGTCACTACATTTTTAGGAAAATTATGAAATCGATAAGTTTAACTATAAATGTATAGCTTTaagtgttatttttgttatacgtttatatacctttatatatactgtttatatttgtgtattaGTAGATTGGTTAATTAtcattaataatataattttattaattgtcattaaacatttacaatgtttgtggcaatacaagattaaacaaaacaataaacaacaaaataaaaactaaacaatatacgaaaatgaataaaataaaacacaaaaacatatttatcattattatcattcgtattatcaatattattatacaCTATACAAACTTTGTATTAATGACACTTACATTATAGAAtatcagaggaaaatcaatgaCATGGACATTAGAGGAAATCAAAGGAAAATCAAGGATAAGATGAAATCAATGGCACATACATTAGAAGAAATTAGAAGAAATCTATGATATATGCATTAGAGGAAATCTacgacaaaaaaatcaataaaatacaataatgtaTACTAAGCATAGAAAATTTGTGTACCTGTGTCTTCGGATGCTGCTGTTTGAGTCGCTACTGTTGTCGTTGATGATACTGCAGAATATTTTAGTTTGAAACCTTTGTATCCTACTGTAGCATCCGAAACAAACAAGACTAAAACACTGGTACCATTACTAGTGTATGTCGCCGTGTTTCCGAGTGGATATCTAGTACAGGCATCTACTGTTAAAGTGTGTTCACAAACATAGGAACctgaaaaaagcaaaataatcagGTTTAAATACCACAATAAGatctttgtatatgtttttttcttttcgtaataacattgattttgattttttttaatcaagtaaaACGTAATTGAATACGTATTGCTTTACATTTGTCAAAACTTATGGTCTAATATCTAGTTGGTACTGTAAACTAAAACTTTAACATTGCACAATATGAATCTTGGAAGAATGTAGATGaagattttacaaaaaaatttgtTGGATACATTTGACTGGTAGAACATGATTTATTCATTAGATGATAATTGCACTAAACTAACATACATTTAAGGTCAATGAACTAATGATAAATATGACAGTGAACAGAGAAACAAGAATAATTTCTTCAAGTGCAAAAACTCAGAATCAGGTACATTATATGATGGTGCATCGgctgaatttattatttttattatttgactcATTCATTTTATTTCGTAGAACTTATTCttttcaacaacaacaaaacctTTTTCATAACATCAAATTCACTTACTGTCATATATTTTTAGGTAGTCAAATCCACAGTTAGGGGACGATTCAATATCACTCAACATTAATTCAAAATACACTGTTCCCTCAGTTGCTTCAATTAACCACCGACAATTGGAATTTCTGCAAtaagaattttttgttttgttttaaactctCTAATCTAGAAGATATagtaagacaataacaatcaaaaccaaggagtaaacaaggACTCGTACAACCAGACTTGAGTATATAAATTAGACTTGAGTATCACGGTTGTTTACAATCTAtacatttattcaattataaaaatagattCAGGTCTTTCTGGTATAAAATAAGTATGAATAGCAACATATGGCATTGAATAGTCATTCGGGAAAAATCCTCCCAGCCCCCTTAAATTTCAAACGGACATTTTCTAATCATTTGGACTAGTAGCATTAGACAATCTGTTTTGGACGCTTTATGAGTGTTCTTGTGTGTGTTTATGCTGCATTTTTGTCACGTCGTGTTGTCgttgtattgatattttttaaggtttggctagccataaaatCAAGTTCAACCTACTATTTTTTCTATGTGCATGTAatttatgcaataaaaaaagacccaattttataaaacttgtcatgacaataggaaatatattatagacaatagggtcatttttgaaaaactttgGTTGAATTATTTTAACGTTTTAGTCGAACTGTTTCAATTATTAAAAAGAGTTAGATCGGTTGGGATTTGTTTAGCCACGATTATGAAGTCCATTGTTTAAAGGTAAAACGACTCCTAAGAAAGTTTACTAGAACTCATTTCGTGTAGCTTTTCTACAAAGCCTTAAAATCCACAACCGAAATAGATAAATAGTGGATTttgatgaaaattgaaaactagtCTGGATTTCTTCCAAGCAAAGATAGGCGGAGGCGTTGGCAAATCAAATGTTCTAAAcggaaatataaaatgttataataaaCAATTCGTTGAACGGCTTTTTCTTATTCATGcttttaaatatactttatGCAGCAAATTCATAACACATACCCCGTATAGCTGCTAGGGAAAGCTGGCGATGTTAAATACTGTTCTGCACTGGTCGCAGTGAGGGTTTGTTCTGCTGTACAACCAGTACCAGCTAAAACAAAGTAGTATCGTATAAATATGCTATTCATACatagaaactaaaaaaatatatgatatacttCCTTTGGAAATCCTTACTATTCATCAAAATACACTTTAGGATTCACAAATAAAGTGGTAAATGCTACTCGAGTGAAACAGCTGTTTAACACATATTTGCATTTTCTCGAAATAATCTAAATATTGTATAAAGGTTATATATTATGGAAAATGTCTCAtaagttttatttgttacaGAGTTAAAAATTTTCCCAAcattctttagatttttttttatataaatacttgACTCCCTCGTGTTTCCTGTGCGGCCTCAGTAGATAAATGTCTCCATCCTATACTACTTCATCATTGTTGccattaaaccaggttcaaccaaccattttttgttttatcaaaatgtcctgtaccaagtcaggaatatggcagctGTTGTCAAATAGTTCGTTCCAATGTGTGtcggcgtttgtttttgttgcacttcggtGTTCCTGTTGTACATTTGTTTTCCTCACATAagtgatgtgtttccctcggttttgatgtgtttttactcggatttgttttctcttaatcgattCATGgattttgaacaccggtatagtactgttgcctttatttatacttacACAAGTCTGCAGCTTTCACATATTGCAAAGAAAATCCTTGTGCTTGTCCTGATGAGTCAGTAGTTAATACAACTAGAGCATACTGACCCGTCGTCAAAACCTCTTTATCGTTTCCGGTACCAGTAAGACCAGACTTGAGGGATGAATTGCTTGTTAAAAACCCTAAAATAcaaattagtttttaaacatttttaacagtTTCTACTAACTCTGCAATTAATAAATCTGTATACTTTCATAACAGCCCTGTCTTATCTTTCTCAGAGACAAACATTTACAATAGTATTATGTGTCTCTGACGTTACCGATAAAATATGTTGCTGTGTTTTGTCGTCTATAATATCGATATTATTGAATAACAGAAAGTTTTTAAGTTGGACTTTTTACGTACAAACTACATTGCATTATTTGATTTGCAACCTTAGTGCATTTGAATaatcaaaacacaataaattTATGTAGTTAATTAGACCTTTTATTCATATGATcaaaattcttaaatatatcTGATATTTGCTATATGTGTGCTGTAAATGAACAATATTCTGACcgtttcaaaaatatattctacTTGAATGTGTTATTAACTTAAGATGCACAATATATCGTTTTATCTAAATTTCTTCTTTAACACCAACAAACAGTTAAAAGAATgcttaaaaaactaaaaacacaaTTCATATTCATGTGTAAGTCAATTATAGTTAAAGGGTGTGGACTGAAGTCAACTAAATATCGGACGGACTGAATACCCCGAATTTGTTTATCAACCGTATTTCATTGTTAAGATCACTAGGTATACAGAATGATTAACTAACATACTATTCATAACTGAATTGAATGTCTTAATCacaaaaaagtaattaattaacATAACCTCGTATTGACTTAACGCTCTGATAATAAGTGTGATGTTAAAACTGATACCAAAAACCAACTGGTACAGCTCTGCTGCAATGAGTATATAGGCCCTTCTGTCGTTATCAGAACTATCTTTAACCGACAAAACTTCGCCAAGGTATTTGTCAGTAGTCAAATAATACTTGTATCAAGAATTTTGACGGACTTTGCTGGTAAAGAATACTAGAATACTATCTGTGGGTGGCCTTTAACGGGAATAGATCATTCAAAGTTGAAGTAAggaataattaaattttatttaaaaaaaagatggtGTAAACTAAGAGATTAACAGAATGACTTCCAGTAAATCAGGAGGGAGGGGATGATGGAGATTGATATGGACAAATGACAAAGACAAAATTGATTGAGTTTGGAGGAGACATAGACGTGTACATGTAAGCTACATATACAACATATACGATTTCTAATTTGACTGAGAATTACACATAAGATATAAGAAAAGAGCAATGCAATCATTCTGTGAGAGCACTTTTGGAgccattttacattttgtaaatccTAAATCCCCAACTATGACTAATCCAAAAAAAACAAGCACAGAGCCACCAAAGTGTCTTCATTACTTAGTTGTCATTCAATCGGTGTTAGACCTGTTTTCTGTCATTTACTTGGAAAAGTCTATCAGTACTAGAGATTTAAAAAGTACACATTGCTTCATCTAAAAAAAACCTACTTCaactaattaaaatatatgcaaATGTAAACATACCGTCGTAAATATCAATTGTATCTGATGCGTCGATGTCATAATGGGTGATGAAGACGATGACGGTTTCTGATGAACTTCCACTGTCTATTAACCATGAACATGAtaaatcactgaaataaaacaaaaaacgtgCAACTTTATTTTCGAAATTGCCATcgtgtaaaacaataaaattgtacATAGGCGTTGTAGTTGAATCAAGAAACCCATGTTCAATGAGATGAGTATATGTCATTCCGTCCTCTGATCCGCATGATTTATTAACTCATAGTACCACTTAAATAATGATACAAAGACCTTGttgattaatattttgtatcaacttgacaaataatacacgatggccTAGAAGTACAGATTATGAGCACTGACATAAGAAATGTATCAAGTCAGAAATCTGaaagttgttttccattcgtttgatctgtttgagcttttaattttgccattggATTACggattttctgttttgaattttcctcggtgttagttatttttgtgattttactttttaatagcACTTTGCACAACTTTGATAACAGACATGtcgatatatatgtatatgatgCAGATTTTCATTATACAAGTTTATGGAAACTGCCTTCTCTTGTTTTGGAAGTTACTGGTTTCTCCGTAGTCGAAATGcagaatattatttttagagCTTATTATAGCTTATTATAGTAGCAACATCTAACGTTGCATCAGGAGCTTTTACTTGCCGAAAATGAAATCAAACTTTTAACAAACATCTGATAATCTAACCCTTGAACTTACTTAGCATATGAACCGGAACTATATCCATCAGAGGTCACTGTTGTAAGATCATCTGATGCTGTTAATGTTAGAGCTGAACCAGAACACTGACTTGAAACTaataaacaacataaacaaaataccaTATAGAGCACTTGGAGAGTAAAGTTATGATGACAAATAACAACTGTCGTAATGGTTTCAACATCAAACAAGTCGGttaggtttttattttttgtttaatgagTAACGACATGCACATATAATCAAAAgacagtggttgtcgtttcataggtgtttcttgtttctcatttttatatagattataccgttggttttcctgtttgaatggttttacactagtcattttgagAACCCTTTATAGCTAAATGTTCAGAGTGATCCAATGCTccgtgttaaagaccgtactttgacctataatggtttactttttttttttacgaaaagtGACTTGGTttgagatttgtctcattagcaccaatacaacattttcttttttaacagcAAACAAGTGTCTATACAATATTTCATTCTTGAATTTACCAAGAGTATAAACTGTAGTGAAAACTAGTAAATATCTATTAATGATCTGCCATCAAACACAAGaacaacacaaaacaaataaaaaatgataaaaacacagACTGTGcgtttgttataaaatatagttCAGAAATAGTAACTCAAAAAGTACCCCCCTAAAACGAAGTATCCCACCCCAAGacctaaaaaaacaataaagcgAGGTTCCAGTTAAAGCATATACAAATGACACGACAATTTGACGTTTAACGTTCATCGAAATCATCTAAAATATTAGGGACgccatcaaaagttcaatgtaggataaaaaacataattcacatagttttttcactgacccccacaCCCCCCTCATAACTTAATTAGtgaaaaattgatttacaaataaggatatatgtaaaaatcgattttagatatacaaaactTGCAGAATTTTGACCCCCACCCCGaactatttgaataaagtttttttatcctacgtcgatcttttgatgtcttCCTTTACGTGTAACTGTTAAAGTATGATCTACTTTATCAATAAAGAAGGTTTCTGgatcacaaaattaaatatgataataGGCAGtagaattttgtttaaagtacTTGTTACACGGAGTTACACGTGTGTATGAAAACTGTATGTTGtgatgtttaaatttaatttgtttgtggTTTTTGTTTACTGTTTGGTTAACCACTTTGACACTTTTGCGTATTGTGGTTTGTctaattaatgtattttttaaatcaaaagtgCATTTAAGGTGTTCGTACATGATGATTGTGTCAAGATCACAAATTGAATGGCTTCAAGGTTACACACTTTTTTGcttgttatttgttaaaaattgtcgTAATATCGAAGACGTCATATATAATTCCTCATATTTTACTTTGTACCTTGTGAAATCTGTATTTATAATGTGCAGGAATGTTTAAGTTTCCTAGGTTTTATCTGGCACTGTTATACTAAAAGTCCCAGGTTTTATTCACATCAATTATTGATCGATTGGCGTTTAATTCTCTTTTCAATACTTTTAGCTATTGTGAGTCAGTTAGTTTTTTTGTGTACAgaaatacaattgaaaatgcaaatgggaaatatgtcaaagagaaaaccAAGGCAGCGATAACAGATCATCTGAAAATCAAGCACAATCTAGGGTTTCGGGGTGCCCGCAGAGAGCCACCTACCATCATTAAAATCAAGGTTTAACCGTTTTTGCAGAGAGCTTTTAACTCCCAGCACCTGAGCCCATCACTGGTTTAATTTGGAGCGAATTGACCCCTTTACATCTATCTTTTCTGTAGTGTGTAcaatgtaaatattgacaaagcaaatataaaatactagtatatacatttttttaaaagatgtagTTGTGTTTGTTACAGgtttcattaaaacatattCTTACCTGATGAAATGAATTTTAGAGTTAAGACACAAATTAAGCACACTGTGTTTGGTACTGTTGGCGTGACGGACATTTGCAACCTACAAGAAAcagaaataaacattaaattttaacatacaactttgcaatatttcataattaaaagtgcattttgacattTGTAATCTATCTCAATTTGTTGACGGTTGTTCGATGATAAATTGTTATTATAAAACCTACATGTTGGATTTTTGTAATGACCCGGGGAAAATATTTATAGGATACTTTAAAATGATGTAGACTTTATCAAAAGGAACAACAAATAGTATAATTCGAATAACATCCGACAATAGAATGGCGAAGAACGAAAAAGGACAAACACTAACATGATCTTTAAACGCAAGACCGGGCACCACTATCACTATATACAAAAATCTAGGATTatcttaggtgctccggaagggcaGGCATTTCCTGCTCTACGTGTGCCACCGTTCGCTAGTTCGGAGATGTCATTATCGAAGaacacagaactgaattttTACTTTCTTGATTGGAACAAATCTGTGAAACAAAAATTTCTTATCAGTCGTACAAATTATGACTGCGTCCATAAGACTTTCGAAgggaaatattaattttatcacTTGGAATCCATGGTTGAAAGGCTTCCTGGTAAGCAGCAATCATGTTTCTAGAAAACATGATAGAAAGACGCAATCTATGGTATATCTAATCAACTGGGAGATATAAATCCATACGAAGGCATTTCTGAATTTtcgctacatagaaatggagaGTTCACAATAGGAAAGCTAAATTGATATGTTTTGCTGTTAAATTTAATTCTTGATCGTACCTTATTGTCGTTTAGTAGTTGTTAGTCAAAGTTGATAGATATATTTTGATTCTTAATATTTTAAGccttaaaatcattttatttcccTAATCTtcctatgaaaaaaataacctttCCTAATCGGTTTCCCTGTTTGGTGCTCCAAAACATTTCGGAGTTTGGCATCCAAACTCTTTTGTTCATGTTGGTTcaagcgtaccggataaaaaaaatcgtatgcACTGAAAACGGTGTCATTCTTTACGTGATATTTGAtagaagattaaaaaaaaagaaatccttCGCCTTTTATTGTCACGGATTTGTTTAAAAGAGTAAACATTTGCacaattaaagtttaaaataaattgaaattttttaaaacataaaaaattaattgcatagtttaaacaaaaaactcaAAACATCAAAAAAATGTCACAACCTTTACTTAAGTAATCACAAATTTAGTTTTTGAAGCACGTTTGATTGAATCAAATATGTACTTATGTGTGATTTAAGGCAATACAGGGTCTACAACCTGTTGACCTACAAAAAACTATCGTTTTACCTTCAAAAttagaaatgaaacaaaaaatgtaattaaatttgtcagaattattctttatattcaaTTAGATCAATGTAAAGTCATCTAactcagatttttttaaatttaagtatcCACGTGTGCCAGGGGTTTATCACTTAAAAATCATTATGCATACAAAAGAGCATTCGGAAAGTTATTTGTGCATAGTTAACCTTCCAGAGGTTGACAGGAAGGAGTTATTTATTAGGTTTTTAGTAATAAAACCTTTGTTATTGAAAGcattgtcatgtttttttttcaataattaacAGCATTTTCTCTCTCAATTATTTTGCAGATTACATCAAATTATAATATCTTATTgaaaagataatatttttgttacttGTAATATACAAtgtctatataaatataaaaaatcttgaCAAAATTTGTTTCCTTTTTGCGAATCATTGTTGTTTGATCTTATTCCGGAATCTGAACATGTGTTCTCagtttaagttgattggacttcaacttcatcaaaaactacctcaaccaaaaactttaagcTGAAGTGGGAccaacggacgaacgaacggacgaacggacgaacgacccacagatcagaaaacataatgtccgtaaatggggcataaataaaaaaataaaatttcaacacGTGCATCCGACTGACCACCAAATAGCAAAGAATCAATTTACATCTTGATATATAGAATGGCCAGTTGCATTTTGGTGAATcctaaatagatataagaagatgtgtcaatgagacactTCTCCATCCAGGTCATAATTTGCAAAAAGTAAGCcataataggtcaaagtacggctttcaacacggagccttggctcacaccgaacagcaactATATGAagtgactagtgtaaaaccattcaaacaagaaagatctatataaaaaacgagaaaaagaGAAACACGTACTAtccacatcaacaaaagaaaagcaCTGTACAACAGGTTCATAACATAGGACACGTGCAGAAAAATGCAGCGAGTCAGAACGTTTTCACAGGcgccaaccttcaccctaaccCGAAGTATTAGTGCAACATCACAATATAGAATATGAATTGAAATGGctatttcatttttgtcttttatttcttatttgttatgttaattCGTTGTTCATCTACGTAtacttaataaaatatacaCATGAATAGATATCAAACCAAACAAAAAGCTAACGGGAAAAACAAGattaaagtgaaataaaataaa
Above is a window of Mytilus trossulus isolate FHL-02 chromosome 4, PNRI_Mtr1.1.1.hap1, whole genome shotgun sequence DNA encoding:
- the LOC134715819 gene encoding cubilin-like isoform X2 encodes the protein MSVTPTVPNTVCLICVLTLKFISSVSSQCSGSALTLTASDDLTTVTSDGYSSGSYANDLSCSWLIDSGSSSETVIVFITHYDIDASDTIDIYDGFLTSNSSLKSGLTGTGNDKEVLTTGQYALVVLTTDSSGQAQGFSLQYVKAADLSGTGCTAEQTLTATSAEQYLTSPAFPSSYTGNSNCRWLIEATEGTVYFELMLSDIESSPNCGFDYLKIYDSSYVCEHTLTVDACTRYPLGNTATYTSNGTSVLVLFVSDATVGYKGFKLKYSAVSSTTTVATQTAASEDTGFALGMGVGVATGVVSTLMVIGIIQIIKSRLQASKLGSPRVRNVLPMQTPISFGGKTPTGNGHLPNGHILRNGDIPGSQRFSVTSSISSSGNSSRNGRTPSTGHSSPNHSDTQNKLNNNYKRNGVLPTNIGHV
- the LOC134715819 gene encoding cubilin-like isoform X1; the protein is MAFIFKNKRLQMSVTPTVPNTVCLICVLTLKFISSVSSQCSGSALTLTASDDLTTVTSDGYSSGSYANDLSCSWLIDSGSSSETVIVFITHYDIDASDTIDIYDGFLTSNSSLKSGLTGTGNDKEVLTTGQYALVVLTTDSSGQAQGFSLQYVKAADLSGTGCTAEQTLTATSAEQYLTSPAFPSSYTGNSNCRWLIEATEGTVYFELMLSDIESSPNCGFDYLKIYDSSYVCEHTLTVDACTRYPLGNTATYTSNGTSVLVLFVSDATVGYKGFKLKYSAVSSTTTVATQTAASEDTGFALGMGVGVATGVVSTLMVIGIIQIIKSRLQASKLGSPRVRNVLPMQTPISFGGKTPTGNGHLPNGHILRNGDIPGSQRFSVTSSISSSGNSSRNGRTPSTGHSSPNHSDTQNKLNNNYKRNGVLPTNIGHV